Proteins encoded together in one Microbacterium sp. ABRD28 window:
- the rocD gene encoding ornithine--oxo-acid transaminase — protein MSISELPTDTATLRVIDAEEQHLAHNYHPLPVVVSRAEGAWVTDVEGKRYLDLLSAYSALNFGHGHPAIVAAAQEQLARVTLTSRAYHSDRLGAFAAALAELCGKDLVLPMNTGAEAVETGIKVARAWGYRVKGIAPDAATIVVAHGNFHGRTTTIVGFSDDPVSHDDFGPYGGGFVHVPYGDAAAIEAAIDENTAAVLIEPIQGEAGVIIPPEGYLRAVREICTRRGVLFIADEIQSGLGRVGTTFACDREEVVPDVYLLGKALGGGIVPVSAVVADRNVLGVIRPGEHGSTFGGNPLAAAVGTRVVEMLQTGEFQKRAAALGEHLEAKLGELVGHGVTEVRIAGLWAGIDIDPAVGTGREVAERLLARGVLAKDTHGQTLRIAPPLVIRATELDWAVEQLKLVLAG, from the coding sequence GTGAGCATCTCCGAACTCCCGACCGACACCGCGACCCTGCGGGTGATCGACGCCGAGGAACAGCACCTCGCCCACAACTACCACCCGCTGCCCGTGGTGGTCTCGCGCGCCGAGGGCGCGTGGGTCACCGATGTGGAGGGCAAGCGTTACCTCGACCTGCTGTCGGCGTACTCGGCACTGAACTTCGGCCACGGTCACCCCGCCATCGTCGCTGCCGCCCAGGAGCAGCTCGCCCGTGTGACCCTCACCAGTCGCGCGTACCACAGCGACCGGTTGGGCGCGTTCGCCGCTGCGCTCGCCGAGCTCTGCGGGAAAGACCTCGTGCTGCCGATGAACACCGGCGCCGAAGCGGTGGAGACGGGCATCAAGGTCGCGCGCGCGTGGGGCTATCGCGTGAAGGGCATCGCCCCGGATGCCGCGACGATCGTCGTCGCGCACGGGAACTTCCACGGGCGCACCACCACGATCGTCGGCTTCAGCGACGACCCGGTCTCGCACGATGACTTCGGCCCGTACGGCGGCGGGTTCGTGCACGTCCCGTACGGCGACGCCGCGGCGATCGAGGCCGCGATCGACGAGAACACGGCGGCAGTGCTCATCGAGCCGATCCAGGGCGAGGCGGGGGTCATCATCCCGCCCGAGGGGTACCTCCGCGCGGTGCGGGAGATCTGCACCCGGCGCGGCGTGCTGTTCATCGCCGATGAGATCCAGTCGGGGCTCGGACGTGTGGGAACGACCTTCGCGTGCGACCGCGAAGAAGTGGTGCCCGACGTCTACCTGCTCGGCAAGGCGCTCGGAGGCGGCATCGTGCCGGTGTCGGCCGTCGTCGCCGACCGGAACGTCTTGGGCGTCATCCGCCCGGGTGAGCACGGGTCGACCTTCGGCGGCAATCCGCTGGCCGCCGCGGTCGGCACGCGCGTGGTCGAGATGCTCCAGACCGGTGAGTTCCAGAAGCGTGCCGCAGCCCTCGGCGAGCACCTCGAGGCGAAGCTCGGCGAGCTCGTCGGGCACGGTGTCACCGAGGTGCGCATCGCGGGGCTGTGGGCCGGGATCGACATCGACCCCGCCGTGGGCACCGGCCGCGAGGTGGCCGAGCGGCTCCTCGCGCGCGGGGTGCTGGCGAAGGACACGCACGGGCAGACGCTCCGCATCGCGCCGCCCCTGGTCATCCGCGCGACCGAGCTGGACTGGGCCGTCGAGCAGCTGAAGCTCGTCCTCGCGGGCTGA